In Janthinobacterium sp. 67, a genomic segment contains:
- a CDS encoding YajQ family cyclic di-GMP-binding protein — MPSFDVVSEADMIEVKNAVEQSNKEITTRFDFKGSDARVEHKENELTAFADSEFQLSQVRDVLTNKLTKRKVDVRFLDEGDIKKIGGDKVKQIIKIKNGIESDDAKKIVRVIKDSKMKVQASIQGEAVRVTGAKRDDLQAAMAMLRKDVPDMPLEFNNFRD; from the coding sequence ATGCCGTCATTTGATGTAGTCTCCGAAGCCGATATGATCGAAGTCAAGAATGCAGTCGAGCAATCGAACAAGGAAATCACGACCCGCTTCGACTTCAAGGGCAGCGACGCCCGCGTCGAACACAAGGAAAACGAATTGACCGCGTTTGCGGATTCGGAATTCCAGCTCAGCCAGGTACGCGACGTGCTGACCAACAAATTGACCAAACGCAAGGTCGATGTACGCTTCCTCGACGAAGGCGACATCAAGAAGATCGGCGGCGACAAGGTCAAGCAGATCATCAAGATCAAGAATGGCATCGAATCGGATGATGCCAAGAAAATCGTGCGCGTCATCAAGGACAGCAAGATGAAAGTGCAAGCGAGCATCCAGGGCGAAGCCGTGCGCGTCACGGGCGCCAAGCGCGACGACCTGCAGGCGGCCATGGCCATGCTGCGCAAGGACGTGCCCGACATGCCGCTGGAATTTAACAATTTCCGCGATTAA
- the murB gene encoding UDP-N-acetylmuramate dehydrogenase → MHPELTIEHNYNLQRLNTFGIAANAAAYVRITSQAQLQAALQDPALSAMPRLILGGGSNIVLTGDFPGAVLHMATRGMRLAQADFETILVTAAAGENWHDFVQWTLAQGVGGLENLSLIPGTVGAAPIQNIGAYGVEIKDYLHSVSVMHSASGIVFDMDRDACRFAYRDSIFKQADGRELIVLEVTFALPAEWQPNLRYAELAQAVAERNLAEPTPQQVADTVMAIRRRKLPDPAVIGNAGSFFKNPVVSREQCLALLERFPALVHHAQADGTEKLAAGWLIDQCGWKGKNLGPAGVYPKQALVLVNNGGARGADITRLAEAIQDDVEAKYGVRLSPEPVFV, encoded by the coding sequence ATGCATCCAGAGCTCACCATCGAACACAATTACAACCTCCAGCGCCTGAATACCTTCGGCATCGCGGCCAACGCTGCCGCCTATGTACGCATCACTTCGCAGGCCCAATTGCAGGCCGCGCTGCAAGATCCCGCCCTGTCCGCCATGCCGCGCCTGATATTGGGCGGCGGCAGCAACATCGTGCTCACGGGCGACTTTCCCGGCGCCGTGCTGCACATGGCCACGCGCGGCATGCGCCTGGCGCAGGCGGACTTCGAGACGATACTCGTCACGGCCGCGGCCGGCGAAAACTGGCACGATTTCGTGCAGTGGACCCTGGCGCAAGGCGTGGGCGGGCTGGAAAACTTGTCATTGATCCCCGGCACGGTAGGCGCGGCGCCTATCCAGAATATCGGCGCGTATGGCGTTGAAATCAAGGATTATCTGCATAGCGTGAGCGTCATGCACAGCGCCAGCGGCATCGTCTTCGACATGGACCGCGACGCTTGCCGCTTTGCCTATCGCGACAGCATCTTCAAGCAGGCGGACGGGCGCGAGCTGATCGTGCTGGAAGTGACGTTTGCCTTGCCAGCCGAATGGCAGCCGAACTTGCGCTATGCGGAACTGGCGCAGGCCGTGGCCGAGCGCAATCTTGCCGAGCCGACGCCGCAACAGGTGGCCGACACGGTAATGGCGATCCGCCGGCGAAAATTGCCGGATCCTGCCGTGATCGGCAATGCGGGCAGTTTCTTCAAGAATCCCGTGGTGTCACGGGAGCAATGTCTTGCCTTGCTGGAACGTTTCCCTGCGCTTGTGCACCATGCGCAAGCCGATGGCACGGAAAAGCTGGCGGCCGGCTGGCTGATCGATCAGTGTGGCTGGAAGGGAAAAAACCTGGGGCCCGCGGGAGTGTATCCCAAGCAGGCGCTGGTTCTGGTGAATAATGGCGGCGCTCGTGGCGCGGACATTACCCGGCTGGCGGAAGCGATACAGGATGATGTAGAGGCGAAATATGGCGTGCGCCTGTCGCCCGAGCCTGTGTTTGTCTAA
- the ppnP gene encoding pyrimidine/purine nucleoside phosphorylase, whose product MSTQLDNVSVVKKSNIYFDGKCVSHNVILADGTKKSVGVIFPSSLRFNTGAPEIMEIVGGLCKVRLADAAEWNSYGAGTQFSIPGNSYFDIETTETVDYVCHFG is encoded by the coding sequence ATGAGCACACAACTGGACAATGTCAGCGTCGTCAAGAAGTCGAATATCTACTTTGACGGCAAATGCGTGTCGCACAACGTCATCCTCGCCGATGGCACGAAGAAAAGCGTGGGCGTGATTTTCCCGTCATCGTTGCGCTTCAACACGGGCGCGCCGGAAATCATGGAGATCGTCGGCGGCCTGTGCAAGGTACGTTTGGCTGACGCGGCGGAATGGAACAGCTATGGCGCGGGCACGCAATTCAGCATCCCGGGCAATAGCTATTTTGATATTGAAACCACTGAAACTGTCGACTACGTCTGCCACTTCGGTTAA
- a CDS encoding diguanylate cyclase, with amino-acid sequence MPEFSSSFTQHEPALTEFKVSVLLVDDQLIIAEAVRRMLSDQQDIEFHYVTDATQALDTALRLQPTVILQDLVMPGIDGFALIQLYRDNAALAHVPVIVMSAKDDPKLKAHSFAVGANDYVVKLPDRLELLARIRYHSNAHISRLQRDQAFRFLRESQKNLADANIELQKLAALDGLTGIANRRRFDETLQFEWQRGQRDKTPLSLLFCDIDHFKSYNDHFGHLAGDLGLKKVAAVLTEHLKRPADLAARYGGEEFALILPETEAAGARLIAEACRRHLEGLQIENPAATTGIVTISIGVATVVPSPDSTIEQLINRADQALYAAKRGGRNSVLSANDVRD; translated from the coding sequence ATGCCAGAATTCTCCTCCAGCTTCACCCAGCATGAGCCCGCATTGACCGAATTCAAGGTCAGCGTGCTGCTGGTGGACGACCAGTTGATCATTGCCGAGGCAGTCCGGCGCATGCTCAGCGACCAGCAGGATATCGAATTTCATTACGTGACGGACGCCACGCAGGCGCTCGACACGGCGCTGCGTTTGCAACCGACCGTCATCCTGCAAGACCTGGTGATGCCCGGCATCGACGGCTTCGCGCTGATCCAGCTGTACCGCGACAACGCGGCGCTCGCGCATGTGCCCGTCATCGTCATGTCGGCCAAGGACGACCCGAAACTGAAGGCCCACAGCTTTGCCGTCGGCGCCAACGATTATGTGGTGAAACTGCCGGACCGCCTGGAGTTGCTGGCGCGCATACGCTACCATTCCAACGCGCACATCAGCCGATTGCAGCGCGACCAGGCATTCCGTTTCCTGCGCGAAAGCCAAAAGAATCTGGCGGATGCGAACATTGAATTACAGAAACTGGCTGCCCTCGATGGCTTGACGGGCATCGCCAACCGCCGCCGCTTCGATGAAACCCTGCAATTCGAATGGCAGCGGGGCCAGCGCGACAAGACGCCGCTGAGCCTGCTGTTTTGCGATATCGACCATTTCAAAAGCTATAACGACCACTTTGGCCACCTGGCGGGCGACCTGGGCCTGAAAAAAGTCGCCGCCGTGCTGACGGAACATTTGAAACGCCCGGCCGACCTGGCAGCCCGTTATGGCGGCGAAGAGTTCGCCCTGATCCTGCCGGAAACGGAAGCGGCCGGCGCGCGGCTGATCGCCGAGGCATGCCGGCGCCACCTGGAAGGTTTGCAGATCGAAAACCCGGCGGCCACCACAGGCATCGTGACCATCTCGATCGGCGTGGCCACCGTCGTCCCATCGCCGGACTCGACGATCGAGCAACTGATCAACCGCGCCGACCAGGCCCTGTACGCGGCCAAGCGCGGCGGACGCAACAGCGTGCTGAGCGCCAATGACGTCCGCGACTGA
- the cheB gene encoding chemotaxis-specific protein-glutamate methyltransferase CheB — MKIAIANDVAMAAEALRRVVASTQEHQVLWIARTGLEAVRMCEGNRPDLILMDLNMPEMDGVEATRLIMEQSPCAILVVTGRPQDNVNQVFRALGAGALDVTATPVLQGEVGGDSELLAKIKTIGKLIRHSAEAPPPRQANGNGGDRGDGQVSTLVAIGASTGGPSAVAKVLSGWTAPPGCAIVVVQHIDETFASHFAKWLDDQLSMPVRVIADGDELVAGSVLIAKTNDHLLLDQNYRLGYDAAPRDYVYRPSVDVFFNCVAQHWRGDAIGVLLTGMGRDGGDGLLAMRRAGKTTIAQDQASSAVYGMPRAAAELDAAQQILPLDRIGASLRSRLGAKLNNGWEPSPNI; from the coding sequence ATGAAAATTGCCATCGCCAACGATGTCGCCATGGCCGCCGAGGCCCTGCGCCGGGTGGTCGCCAGCACGCAGGAACACCAGGTGCTGTGGATCGCCCGCACGGGACTCGAAGCCGTGCGCATGTGCGAGGGCAACCGTCCCGACCTGATCCTGATGGACTTGAACATGCCGGAGATGGATGGCGTGGAAGCGACGCGCCTGATCATGGAGCAAAGCCCGTGCGCCATCCTCGTCGTCACGGGGCGCCCGCAGGACAATGTCAACCAGGTCTTCCGCGCGCTGGGTGCGGGCGCACTCGACGTCACGGCCACGCCCGTGCTGCAGGGCGAAGTGGGCGGCGACAGCGAACTGCTGGCCAAGATCAAGACCATTGGCAAGCTGATACGCCACAGCGCCGAAGCGCCGCCGCCGCGCCAGGCGAACGGCAATGGCGGCGACCGGGGCGATGGCCAGGTCAGCACTCTGGTGGCCATCGGCGCCTCGACGGGCGGGCCGTCGGCCGTGGCCAAGGTGCTGTCCGGCTGGACGGCGCCGCCCGGCTGCGCCATCGTCGTGGTGCAGCATATCGATGAAACCTTCGCCTCGCACTTCGCCAAATGGCTCGATGACCAGCTCAGCATGCCCGTGCGCGTGATCGCCGACGGCGACGAACTGGTGGCAGGCAGCGTACTGATCGCCAAGACCAATGATCACCTGCTGCTAGATCAAAATTATCGTTTGGGGTACGATGCAGCACCACGCGACTATGTTTACCGCCCGTCCGTCGATGTCTTCTTCAACTGCGTGGCACAGCACTGGCGCGGCGACGCCATCGGCGTATTGCTCACTGGCATGGGGCGCGACGGCGGCGATGGCCTGCTGGCCATGCGCCGCGCGGGCAAGACGACGATTGCGCAAGACCAGGCCAGCAGTGCCGTGTACGGCATGCCGCGTGCGGCGGCCGAACTCGATGCGGCGCAGCAAATCCTGCCATTGGATAGAATAGGCGCCAGCCTGCGCAGCCGCCTGGGCGCCAAGCTCAACAATGGGTGGGAGCCCTCCCCTAACATCTGA
- a CDS encoding hybrid sensor histidine kinase/response regulator produces the protein MSQDQHGDLSAFSMLDLFRMEADSQTQILTDGLLAMERHAGDAAAVEAMMRAAHSIKGAAAIVGLQVVVQLAHGMEDSFVAAQHGRLKLTPERVDVLLSGVDLIVQLSRLDDAGAEAWLAANAAQIDQTLNAIAGIADLPELPALPSAPAPVPAPPPLPPEAAEPQVPVASGLAGDEPETAAPVPRTGAAPAKAQAQNFDKLLSLASESRINAHQMHPFVGALQRFKRNQSSLFSAIEHLHEAIARSADPGLMEKSLLALQKTQPLKQFMLEHIADIETYERRLLAVSQGMVDEVLALRMRPFRDGIHAFPRMVRDLARSLGKEVQLEIDGEDTLVDRDILAKIESPLNHMLRNAIDHGMEGPYERIDAGKEALGTIRMEARHRAGMLSIEISDDGRGVDLEKIRQSVIERKMAGPAMAAALSPGELLEFLFLPAFSLKEKANQLSGRGVGLDIVHETIRQQNGTVRLESEPGRGFRALITLPLTQSIVRALVVDVHGEAYAIPIVKVESVVRVPQAAIHTLENKQFFELKGEHLGLVSAAQVLELGEAASQADDLPVVVIGRGKQSYALVVDAIRGEQSLAVQAIDPIFGKMRDISAAALLDDGEPVLILDVPDLLLSIDKLLHEGGLHQLAQAGHAQQRRAKRILVVDDSLTVREMERKLLLARGFDVDVAIDGIDGWNVVRSGEYDLVITDVDMPRMDGIELVSLIKKDLHLHKLPVMIVSYKDRPEDRARGLSAGADYYLTKGSFHDETLLDAVADLIGDARL, from the coding sequence ATGAGCCAGGACCAGCACGGCGACCTCAGTGCCTTTTCCATGCTGGACCTGTTCCGCATGGAGGCGGACAGCCAGACCCAGATCCTCACCGACGGCTTGCTGGCCATGGAGCGCCATGCGGGTGACGCGGCCGCCGTCGAAGCGATGATGCGCGCGGCGCACTCGATCAAGGGCGCCGCCGCCATCGTCGGCCTGCAAGTGGTGGTGCAGCTGGCGCACGGCATGGAAGACAGCTTCGTCGCCGCCCAGCACGGCCGCTTGAAACTCACGCCGGAACGGGTCGACGTGCTGCTGTCGGGCGTCGACCTGATCGTGCAGCTGTCGCGCCTGGACGACGCGGGCGCCGAAGCGTGGCTGGCCGCCAATGCGGCGCAGATCGACCAGACCCTGAACGCCATCGCCGGCATCGCCGACCTGCCCGAATTGCCGGCACTGCCTTCGGCGCCGGCGCCCGTTCCTGCTCCGCCCCCCTTGCCGCCGGAAGCGGCCGAACCGCAAGTTCCCGTGGCCAGCGGCTTGGCAGGGGATGAACCGGAAACGGCCGCGCCAGTACCGCGTACAGGCGCGGCACCGGCCAAGGCCCAGGCGCAGAACTTCGACAAACTGCTGTCGCTGGCCAGCGAATCGCGCATCAATGCGCACCAGATGCACCCGTTCGTCGGCGCCCTGCAACGCTTCAAGCGCAACCAGAGCAGCCTGTTTTCCGCCATCGAGCACCTGCACGAAGCCATTGCCCGTTCGGCCGACCCGGGCCTGATGGAAAAGTCCCTGTTGGCGCTGCAAAAGACGCAGCCCCTGAAGCAGTTCATGCTCGAGCACATCGCCGACATCGAAACCTATGAACGGCGCCTGCTGGCCGTCTCGCAAGGCATGGTCGACGAAGTGCTGGCCCTGCGCATGCGCCCTTTCCGCGACGGCATCCACGCGTTTCCCCGCATGGTGCGCGACCTGGCGCGCAGCCTGGGCAAGGAAGTGCAGCTCGAGATCGACGGCGAAGACACCCTGGTCGACCGCGACATCCTGGCGAAGATCGAAAGCCCGCTGAACCACATGCTGCGCAATGCCATCGACCATGGCATGGAAGGCCCGTACGAGCGCATCGACGCGGGCAAGGAAGCGCTGGGCACGATACGCATGGAGGCGCGCCACCGCGCCGGCATGCTGAGCATCGAGATCAGCGACGACGGGCGCGGCGTCGACCTGGAAAAAATCCGCCAGTCCGTCATCGAGCGCAAGATGGCCGGCCCCGCCATGGCCGCCGCGCTGTCGCCGGGCGAGCTGCTGGAATTTCTGTTCCTGCCCGCCTTCAGCCTGAAGGAAAAGGCGAATCAATTGTCCGGACGCGGCGTGGGCCTCGACATCGTGCACGAGACGATACGCCAGCAAAACGGCACCGTGCGCCTCGAATCGGAACCGGGCCGCGGTTTCCGCGCCCTGATCACCCTGCCCCTGACGCAGTCGATCGTGCGCGCGCTGGTGGTCGACGTGCACGGCGAAGCCTACGCCATCCCCATCGTCAAGGTGGAAAGCGTGGTGCGCGTGCCGCAAGCGGCCATCCATACCCTGGAAAACAAGCAGTTCTTTGAACTCAAGGGCGAACATCTGGGACTGGTATCGGCGGCGCAGGTGCTCGAGCTGGGCGAAGCGGCCAGCCAGGCCGACGATTTACCGGTGGTGGTGATCGGACGCGGCAAGCAAAGCTATGCGCTGGTGGTCGACGCCATCCGCGGCGAACAAAGCCTGGCCGTGCAGGCCATCGACCCGATCTTCGGCAAGATGCGCGACATTTCCGCCGCCGCCCTGCTCGACGACGGCGAACCGGTGCTGATCCTCGACGTGCCCGATTTGCTGCTGTCGATCGACAAGCTGCTGCACGAAGGCGGCCTGCACCAGCTGGCGCAGGCGGGCCACGCGCAGCAGCGCCGCGCCAAGCGCATCCTCGTCGTCGACGATTCGCTGACGGTGCGCGAGATGGAGCGCAAGCTGCTGCTGGCGCGCGGCTTCGACGTCGACGTGGCCATCGATGGCATCGACGGCTGGAACGTGGTGCGCAGCGGAGAATATGACCTGGTGATCACCGACGTCGACATGCCGCGCATGGATGGCATCGAACTCGTTTCGCTGATCAAGAAGGACCTGCACCTGCACAAGCTGCCGGTGATGATCGTGTCGTACAAGGACCGTCCGGAAGACCGCGCGCGCGGCCTGTCCGCCGGCGCCGACTATTATTTGACCAAAGGCAGCTTCCACGACGAGACCTTGCTCGACGCGGTGGCCGACCTGATAGGAGATGCCCGCTTATGA
- a CDS encoding chemotaxis protein CheW — translation MTNLIATESPATIDDCWNHIGVVGDQSCPKLPANVHCRNCDVYAGAAQRNLQRPVDEHYRRDWASHFRQLDAGGEVRDSSALVFRIGREWLALPTRVFDSVAPQAKPHALPHRGGGGLAGIVNIGGKLYPCMSLAHLLGIDEQGAPPAKGRHTFARLLLMRWEEQAYALPVADLHGIVRYASGAVQAPAATINKGLSRFLSGVITEGDMRIGCLDTALIGFQLARLLR, via the coding sequence ATGACAAATCTCATCGCCACCGAGTCCCCCGCCACCATCGACGACTGCTGGAACCATATCGGCGTGGTCGGCGACCAGAGCTGCCCCAAGCTGCCAGCCAACGTCCATTGCCGCAACTGCGACGTGTACGCGGGCGCCGCCCAGCGCAACCTGCAGCGGCCCGTGGACGAACACTACCGGCGCGACTGGGCCAGCCACTTCCGCCAGCTGGACGCGGGCGGTGAAGTGCGCGACAGTTCGGCGCTGGTGTTTCGCATCGGCCGCGAATGGCTGGCGCTGCCCACGCGCGTATTCGACTCCGTGGCGCCGCAGGCCAAGCCGCACGCGCTACCGCACCGCGGCGGAGGCGGCCTGGCGGGCATCGTCAATATCGGCGGCAAGCTGTATCCGTGCATGTCGCTGGCACACTTGCTGGGCATCGACGAACAGGGTGCGCCGCCGGCCAAGGGCCGCCACACGTTCGCCCGCCTGCTGCTGATGCGCTGGGAGGAGCAGGCTTACGCGCTGCCCGTGGCCGACCTGCACGGCATCGTGCGCTATGCGTCGGGCGCCGTGCAGGCGCCGGCGGCCACCATCAACAAGGGCCTGTCGCGCTTCCTGTCGGGCGTGATCACCGAGGGCGACATGCGCATCGGCTGCCTCGACACGGCGCTGATCGGCTTTCAACTTGCGAGACTATTACGATGA